Proteins found in one Erythrobacter sp. 3-20A1M genomic segment:
- the nuoG gene encoding NADH-quinone oxidoreductase subunit NuoG — MPKVTVDGQEIEVPDGATVLQACEMAGKEIPRFCYHERLSIAGNCRMCLVEVKPGPPKPQASCALPATDGQEIRTDTEMVKTAREGVMEFLLINHPLDCPICDQGGECDLQDQSLMYGRGGSRYHENKRAVTEKYMGPLIKTIMTRCIHCTRCVRFSEEIAGVDEIGALYRGEDMQITTYLEQAAKHELSANVIDLCPVGALTSRPYAFEARPWELKKTLSIDVSDAVGANIRLDSRGREVMRALPRVNDEVNEEWLSDKGRYMVDGLTRRRLDQVWIRKGGKLQPAGWDEAFKAIAKAKPGNSIAAVAGDMLDCETMFAAKKLLGALGSDLLEGRQTGMDYPTDNLAAVNFNSTLQGIETAEAVLIVGSHVRWEAALLNVRLRRAVKHGAKVFVVGPHWDTTYDAEFLGDDAAMLHDLPAHVGEAFAKAERPAVIVGAGGLAAGALQAALGFVAEWNLVREDWNGFNVLHTSAARMGGLMLGYAQKGGIADIAKAAPKVLLSLGADEMDYTPFANSLKVYIGHHGDKGAHAADIILPAASYAEKDGTYVNLEGRVQFAEKAVFAPGDAREDWTILRALADALEVSVGFDSFAELQAAMIREVRALGEEGLADLGKLPKAKATKAKGRITYPIADFYLTNPIARASAVMQQCSAELLHGDEVLEAAE, encoded by the coding sequence ATGCCTAAAGTTACCGTAGACGGACAGGAAATCGAGGTTCCGGACGGCGCGACCGTGCTGCAGGCCTGCGAGATGGCGGGCAAGGAAATCCCCCGTTTCTGCTATCATGAGCGGCTGAGCATCGCGGGCAATTGCCGCATGTGCCTGGTCGAGGTGAAGCCCGGGCCGCCCAAGCCGCAGGCGAGCTGCGCGCTGCCCGCGACCGACGGCCAGGAAATCCGCACCGATACCGAGATGGTGAAGACCGCGCGCGAAGGCGTGATGGAATTCCTACTCATCAACCACCCGCTCGACTGCCCGATCTGCGACCAGGGCGGCGAGTGCGACCTGCAGGACCAGAGCCTGATGTATGGCCGCGGCGGCTCGCGCTATCACGAGAACAAGCGTGCGGTGACCGAGAAATATATGGGCCCGCTGATCAAGACGATCATGACCCGCTGCATCCATTGCACCCGCTGCGTGCGCTTCTCGGAAGAGATCGCGGGCGTGGACGAGATCGGCGCGCTCTATCGCGGCGAGGATATGCAGATCACGACCTATCTGGAGCAGGCGGCCAAGCACGAACTCTCGGCCAACGTGATCGATCTGTGCCCGGTCGGGGCGCTGACTTCGCGGCCCTATGCGTTCGAGGCGCGGCCGTGGGAGCTCAAGAAGACCCTCAGCATCGATGTGTCTGACGCGGTCGGGGCGAACATCCGCCTCGACAGCCGCGGGCGCGAGGTCATGCGCGCGCTTCCGCGCGTGAACGACGAGGTCAACGAAGAGTGGCTGTCGGACAAGGGCCGCTACATGGTCGACGGCCTGACCCGGCGTCGGCTCGACCAGGTCTGGATTCGAAAGGGCGGCAAGCTGCAGCCCGCCGGTTGGGACGAGGCGTTCAAAGCGATCGCCAAGGCGAAGCCGGGCAACAGCATCGCGGCGGTCGCTGGCGACATGCTCGATTGCGAAACGATGTTTGCGGCAAAGAAGCTGCTCGGCGCATTGGGGTCGGATCTGCTGGAAGGTCGCCAGACCGGAATGGACTACCCGACGGACAATCTCGCGGCCGTCAATTTCAATTCTACCTTGCAGGGTATCGAAACCGCCGAGGCCGTGCTGATCGTGGGCAGCCATGTGCGCTGGGAAGCGGCGCTGTTGAACGTCCGGCTGCGCCGCGCGGTCAAGCATGGGGCCAAGGTGTTCGTGGTCGGTCCGCATTGGGACACGACCTACGACGCGGAATTCCTCGGCGACGATGCCGCCATGCTCCACGATCTGCCCGCGCATGTCGGCGAAGCTTTTGCCAAGGCGGAGCGTCCGGCCGTGATCGTCGGGGCAGGCGGGCTTGCAGCGGGAGCGCTGCAGGCAGCGCTGGGCTTCGTCGCGGAGTGGAACCTCGTTCGCGAGGACTGGAACGGGTTCAACGTCCTGCATACCTCCGCCGCGCGGATGGGCGGGCTGATGCTCGGCTACGCGCAGAAGGGCGGTATTGCGGATATTGCCAAGGCAGCACCCAAGGTCCTGCTTTCGCTCGGTGCGGACGAGATGGATTATACGCCCTTCGCCAACAGCCTGAAGGTCTATATCGGTCACCACGGCGACAAGGGCGCGCATGCGGCGGACATCATCCTCCCCGCCGCGTCCTACGCCGAGAAGGACGGGACCTACGTCAACCTGGAAGGGCGCGTGCAATTCGCGGAAAAAGCGGTGTTCGCACCCGGTGACGCGCGGGAAGACTGGACGATCCTGCGCGCTCTGGCCGACGCGCTGGAGGTCTCTGTCGGGTTCGACAGCTTCGCCGAATTGCAGGCCGCAATGATCCGCGAAGTACGAGCTTTGGGCGAGGAAGGCCTAGCCGACCTCGGCAAACTCCCGAAAGCGAAGGCGACCAAGGCGAAGGGCCGGATCACCTACCCGATCGCCGACTTTTACCTGACCAATCCGATCGCCCGGGCAAGCGCGGTGATGCAGCAATGCTCGGCCGAACTGCTCCATGGCGATGAAGTGCTGGAGGCCGCGGAATGA
- the nuoK gene encoding NADH-quinone oxidoreductase subunit NuoK: protein MIGIEHYVVVGAILFVLGVLGIFLNRKNVIVILMAIELILLAVNINLVAFSSFLGDLTGQVFAMFVLTVAAGEAAIGLAILVIFFRDRGTIAVDDVNEMKG from the coding sequence ATGATCGGCATCGAACATTATGTCGTCGTCGGCGCGATCCTGTTCGTGCTCGGCGTGCTGGGGATTTTCCTCAATCGCAAGAACGTAATCGTCATCCTGATGGCGATCGAGCTGATCCTGCTGGCGGTGAACATCAACCTCGTTGCGTTCTCCAGCTTCCTCGGCGATCTGACCGGACAGGTGTTCGCGATGTTTGTGCTGACCGTCGCCGCTGGCGAGGCGGCGATCGGTCTGGCGATCCTCGTCATCTTCTTCCGCGACCGGGGCACCATCGCGGTCGACGATGTCAACGAGATGAAGGGGTAG
- the nuoH gene encoding NADH-quinone oxidoreductase subunit NuoH, with protein MTEFFQGWGMSYEWAWFVATIAGILLIALPVMLAVAIVIYFDRKIWAAMALRRGPNVVGPFGLLQSFADGLKVFLQETIIPSAANKGLFLLAPIITFTVALAAWAVIPFNSGAVLANINVGLLYVLAISSLGVYGVVIAGWASNSKYPFFSAMRAAAQMISYEVSIGFILICVILYANTSSMLGIVEAQRGYGLGFVNGFFFNILLFPVWVMFLISSLAETARAPFDLTEAESELVAGYQTEYSSMSFALYWLGEYANVLLMCTLNAVLFFGGYLPPFDWAPLYWIPGWIWLFAKILFFFFVFSWVKATVPRYRYDQLMRLGWKVFLPLSLFFVVVVSGWLMLTRYGGAA; from the coding sequence ATGACCGAGTTCTTCCAGGGCTGGGGCATGAGCTACGAATGGGCGTGGTTCGTCGCGACCATCGCGGGCATCCTGCTGATCGCGCTGCCGGTGATGCTGGCAGTGGCGATAGTGATCTATTTCGATCGCAAAATCTGGGCGGCGATGGCGCTGCGCCGGGGACCCAACGTGGTCGGGCCGTTCGGCCTGCTGCAAAGCTTCGCCGACGGGTTGAAGGTGTTCCTGCAGGAAACCATCATCCCGAGTGCGGCGAACAAGGGCCTGTTCCTGCTCGCACCCATCATCACCTTCACCGTTGCTCTGGCCGCGTGGGCGGTGATCCCGTTCAATTCGGGTGCGGTGCTGGCGAACATCAATGTCGGCCTGCTGTACGTGCTCGCGATCAGTTCGCTGGGCGTTTACGGCGTCGTCATCGCGGGCTGGGCGTCGAACTCGAAATATCCGTTCTTTTCCGCGATGCGCGCCGCGGCGCAGATGATCAGCTACGAGGTCTCGATCGGCTTCATCCTGATCTGCGTGATCCTCTACGCCAATACCAGCAGCATGCTCGGCATCGTGGAGGCGCAGCGCGGCTATGGCCTCGGCTTCGTCAACGGGTTCTTCTTCAACATCCTGCTGTTTCCGGTCTGGGTGATGTTCCTCATCTCCAGCCTGGCGGAAACCGCGCGCGCGCCGTTCGACCTGACCGAGGCGGAAAGCGAGCTCGTCGCCGGGTACCAGACCGAATACAGCTCGATGAGCTTCGCGCTCTACTGGCTGGGCGAGTACGCCAACGTGCTGCTGATGTGTACGCTCAACGCGGTGTTGTTCTTCGGCGGCTATCTCCCCCCGTTCGATTGGGCGCCGCTCTACTGGATCCCGGGCTGGATCTGGCTGTTCGCGAAGATCCTGTTCTTCTTCTTCGTGTTCAGCTGGGTAAAGGCGACCGTTCCGCGCTATCGCTACGACCAGCTGATGCGCCTGGGGTGGAAGGTGTTCCTGCCGCTGAGCCTGTTCTTCGTCGTCGTCGTCAGTGGATGGCTGATGCTCACCCGTTATGGAGGCGCGGCATGA
- a CDS encoding NADH-quinone oxidoreductase subunit M, with translation MEGFPILSLMLLVPLVGAIICFFVSAGAARWVALAATTLDLLLAIALWANFDIGGAQWQFQERHDLFAGFSYALGIDGIALLLIVLSAFLMPICILASWDGIQKRVGEYMAAFLVMELLMIGVFAAQDLFLFYIFFEAGLIPMYLIIGIWGGTDRIYASFKFFLYTLLGSVLMLVAMLWMANVAGTTDIPTLMQYDFPAGAQTWLWLAFFASFAVKMPMFPVHTWLPAAHVQAPTAGSVILAGVLLKMGGYGFIRFSLPMFPDASAQFMWLIFALSMVAVVYASLVALVQPDMKKLIAYSSVAHMAIVTAGLFAFNVQGLEGGMIMMLSHGLVSGALFLCVGVIYDRLHTREISRYGGLAINMPRYAAFFLFFTMASIGLPGTSGFVAEFVSLAGVYEMSSTTTLVLTTGIILGAAYMLYLYRRVVFGEQVNADAAAMKDMNVREWVMLAPITAAVLWMGIYPESFIAPMRNDIAAIEARLARTTPAGDAELASGPPKPHNANYVAAHGEGEAAGEAAGEGAH, from the coding sequence ATGGAAGGGTTTCCCATTCTCTCGTTGATGCTGCTGGTCCCGCTGGTCGGGGCGATCATCTGTTTCTTCGTTTCTGCGGGTGCGGCGCGTTGGGTCGCTCTTGCCGCGACGACGCTCGATCTGCTGCTCGCTATCGCGCTGTGGGCGAATTTCGATATCGGCGGCGCGCAGTGGCAGTTTCAGGAGCGGCACGATCTGTTCGCGGGCTTCTCCTACGCGCTGGGCATCGACGGGATTGCACTGCTGCTGATCGTGCTGAGCGCATTCCTGATGCCGATCTGCATCCTCGCGAGTTGGGACGGCATTCAAAAGCGGGTCGGCGAATACATGGCCGCTTTCCTGGTCATGGAACTGCTGATGATCGGCGTGTTCGCGGCGCAGGATCTGTTCCTGTTCTACATCTTCTTCGAAGCCGGCCTGATCCCGATGTACCTGATCATCGGTATCTGGGGCGGAACCGACCGCATCTACGCCAGCTTCAAGTTCTTCCTCTACACGCTGCTGGGATCGGTGCTGATGCTGGTCGCGATGCTGTGGATGGCGAATGTCGCGGGGACGACCGACATTCCCACGCTGATGCAGTACGACTTCCCGGCCGGGGCGCAGACCTGGCTGTGGCTGGCATTCTTTGCCAGCTTCGCGGTGAAGATGCCGATGTTCCCGGTCCACACCTGGCTGCCCGCCGCGCACGTGCAGGCGCCGACAGCTGGTTCGGTCATCCTGGCAGGCGTGCTGCTGAAGATGGGCGGCTACGGCTTCATCCGGTTCAGCCTGCCCATGTTCCCGGACGCGAGCGCGCAGTTCATGTGGCTGATCTTCGCGCTGTCGATGGTCGCGGTGGTCTATGCCAGCCTCGTTGCGCTGGTTCAGCCCGACATGAAGAAGCTGATCGCCTACTCCTCGGTCGCGCACATGGCGATCGTCACCGCGGGCCTGTTCGCGTTCAACGTGCAGGGGCTGGAAGGCGGCATGATCATGATGCTCAGCCACGGTCTGGTTTCGGGCGCGCTGTTCCTGTGCGTCGGCGTGATCTACGACCGGCTGCATACGCGTGAGATTTCGCGCTATGGCGGCCTCGCGATCAACATGCCGCGCTATGCCGCGTTCTTCCTGTTCTTCACCATGGCGAGCATCGGCCTGCCCGGCACCAGCGGCTTCGTGGCGGAATTCGTCAGCCTCGCGGGCGTTTACGAAATGTCGAGCACGACCACGCTGGTGCTGACGACCGGCATCATTCTGGGCGCGGCCTATATGCTCTATCTCTACCGCCGCGTGGTGTTCGGCGAACAGGTCAACGCCGATGCGGCGGCAATGAAGGACATGAATGTGCGTGAATGGGTGATGCTGGCGCCGATTACGGCGGCGGTGCTGTGGATGGGCATCTATCCCGAAAGCTTCATCGCGCCCATGCGGAACGACATTGCCGCGATCGAGGCGCGGCTTGCCCGTACGACTCCGGCCGGCGATGCGGAACTGGCATCGGGACCTCCGAAACCGCACAATGCGAATTACGTCGCCGCGCATGGCGAAGGCGAAGCGGCCGGTGAAGCTGCGGGCGAGGGGGCGCACTGA
- the nuoF gene encoding NADH-quinone oxidoreductase subunit NuoF — MLADKDRIFTNLYGFQDWGLDAARKRGDWDDTKAILARGQDAIIDEIKASGLRGRGGAGFPTGMKWSFMPKESKDGRPSFLVINADESEPGSCKDREIIRHDPHKLIEGALVAGFAMRARAAYIYIRGEYIREAEVLQAAIDQAYDAGLIGKDACGSGYDYDVFLHRGAGAYICGEETAMIESLEGKKGQPRLKPPFPAGAGLYGCPTTVNNVESIAVAPTIMRRGGAWFDSFGREKNSGTKLFQISGHVERPCVVEEAMSIPFRELIERHAGGITGGWDNLLAVIPGGSSVPLVPAEQIMDAPMDFDGLKDLGSGLGTAAVIVMDKSTDIVRAISRISYFYKHESCGQCTPCREGTGWMWRVMERLRTGDAAIDEIDMLQQVTKQVEGHTICALGDAAAWPIQGLIRHFRPELERRIEENLPEAAE, encoded by the coding sequence ATGCTGGCCGATAAGGATCGCATCTTCACCAATCTTTACGGCTTCCAGGATTGGGGCCTCGATGCTGCGCGCAAGCGGGGCGATTGGGACGACACCAAGGCTATCCTCGCGCGTGGCCAGGACGCGATCATCGACGAGATCAAGGCATCGGGCCTGCGCGGGCGCGGCGGTGCGGGCTTCCCGACCGGTATGAAGTGGTCCTTCATGCCCAAGGAATCGAAGGACGGTCGCCCCAGCTTCCTCGTCATCAATGCCGACGAATCCGAGCCCGGTTCGTGCAAGGACCGCGAGATCATCCGCCACGACCCGCACAAGCTGATCGAAGGCGCGCTGGTCGCGGGCTTCGCGATGCGCGCGCGCGCGGCCTATATCTACATTCGCGGCGAATATATTCGCGAGGCGGAAGTGCTGCAGGCCGCGATCGACCAGGCCTACGACGCCGGGCTGATCGGCAAGGATGCCTGCGGATCGGGCTATGATTACGACGTCTTCCTGCACCGCGGGGCGGGCGCCTACATCTGCGGCGAAGAGACCGCGATGATCGAGAGCCTGGAGGGCAAGAAGGGCCAGCCGCGGCTCAAACCGCCGTTCCCGGCGGGCGCAGGCCTCTACGGCTGCCCCACGACGGTCAACAACGTCGAATCGATCGCGGTCGCGCCGACCATCATGCGCCGTGGCGGTGCCTGGTTCGACAGCTTCGGGCGCGAAAAGAACTCGGGCACCAAACTGTTCCAGATCAGCGGTCATGTCGAGCGGCCCTGCGTGGTCGAGGAAGCGATGAGCATTCCCTTCCGCGAACTGATCGAACGCCACGCGGGTGGTATCACCGGCGGGTGGGACAACCTGCTGGCGGTGATCCCGGGCGGCTCTTCCGTCCCGCTCGTCCCGGCAGAGCAGATCATGGACGCGCCGATGGATTTCGACGGGCTGAAGGATCTGGGTAGCGGCCTTGGCACCGCGGCGGTGATCGTGATGGACAAGTCCACCGATATCGTGCGTGCGATCAGCCGCATCAGCTATTTCTACAAGCACGAGAGCTGCGGCCAGTGCACCCCCTGCCGCGAGGGTACGGGCTGGATGTGGCGCGTGATGGAGCGCCTGCGCACCGGCGACGCCGCGATCGACGAGATCGACATGCTGCAGCAGGTCACGAAACAGGTCGAAGGCCACACCATTTGCGCGCTGGGCGACGCGGCGGCCTGGCCGATCCAGGGGCTGATCCGCCACTTCCGCCCCGAGCTCGAGCGGCGGATCGAAGAGAACTTGCCGGAGGCGGCCGAATAA
- the nuoL gene encoding NADH-quinone oxidoreductase subunit L, translating into MIEIIVFLPLLAAIAAGLANKALPAAFAKLVTTVALFVACGLSWPIFLGFLGGSMTAHVAPVLSWVQSGDLSFDWALRVDTLTAVMLVVVTSVSALVHLYSWGYMEEDPDQPRFFAYLSLFTFAMLMLVTANNLVQMFFGWEGVGLASYLLIGFWFRKPSASAAAIKAFVVNRVGDLGFMLGIFGTFLVFGTTSIPEILAAAPGMSGSSITFAGMRLQTMDILCILLFIGAMGKSAQLGLHTWLPDAMEGPTPVSALIHAATMVTAGVFMVCRLSPMFETAPTALAFVTFIGGATCLFAATIGTTQWDIKRVIAYSTCSQLGYMFFAAGVGAYGVAMFHLFTHAFFKALLFLGAGSVIHSMHHEQDMRYYGALRKRIPITFWAMMAGTLAITGVGIAGVFGFAGFYSKDAILEVAFARGTGVSNFAFWAGAVAALLTSFYSWRLMFLTFWGKPRWADSEHIQHAVHHGHDEPEHGNPPIQEDAGDSPKHHVPEPEERDGTAGYSPHESPWVMLIPLIVLSIGAVFAGFVFTHPFVEGEGFWAGSIFYNEALIHAAHNVPPLIKWSATIAMLIGLLAAWTGYIRNTSLPERAADQLGPVYRFLLNKWYFDELYNAIFVRPAFWIGRKLWNWVDIGTIDRFGPDGAAWVVQRGSVYAKRIQSGYLYSYALVMLLGVIAAVTWALR; encoded by the coding sequence GTGATCGAGATCATCGTCTTCCTGCCATTGCTGGCAGCGATCGCTGCCGGGCTGGCCAACAAGGCTCTGCCCGCGGCCTTCGCCAAGCTGGTGACGACCGTCGCGCTGTTCGTGGCGTGCGGCCTCAGCTGGCCGATCTTTTTAGGCTTCCTCGGCGGATCGATGACCGCGCATGTCGCGCCGGTGCTGTCGTGGGTTCAGTCCGGCGACCTGTCGTTCGATTGGGCCCTGCGCGTCGACACGCTGACGGCGGTGATGCTGGTGGTGGTGACCAGCGTTTCGGCGCTCGTTCACCTCTATAGCTGGGGCTACATGGAGGAGGACCCGGACCAGCCGCGCTTCTTCGCCTATCTCAGCCTGTTCACCTTCGCGATGCTGATGCTGGTGACGGCCAACAACCTCGTCCAGATGTTCTTCGGATGGGAAGGGGTCGGCCTCGCATCCTATCTGCTGATCGGCTTCTGGTTCCGGAAGCCCAGCGCCAGCGCCGCCGCGATCAAGGCCTTCGTGGTTAACCGCGTGGGCGACCTCGGTTTCATGCTCGGTATCTTCGGCACCTTCCTGGTGTTCGGGACCACTTCGATCCCCGAGATCCTCGCCGCCGCACCGGGTATGAGCGGGAGCAGCATCACCTTTGCCGGGATGCGGCTGCAGACGATGGACATCCTCTGCATCCTCCTGTTCATCGGCGCGATGGGCAAGTCGGCGCAGCTCGGCCTGCACACCTGGTTGCCCGATGCGATGGAGGGCCCGACGCCGGTCTCCGCGCTGATCCACGCCGCAACGATGGTGACCGCAGGCGTCTTCATGGTCTGCCGCCTGTCGCCCATGTTCGAGACCGCGCCGACCGCGCTCGCCTTCGTCACCTTCATCGGCGGCGCGACCTGCCTGTTCGCGGCGACCATCGGCACGACGCAATGGGACATCAAGCGGGTGATCGCCTATTCGACGTGTTCGCAGCTCGGTTACATGTTCTTCGCCGCCGGGGTAGGTGCCTATGGGGTGGCGATGTTCCACCTGTTCACGCACGCCTTCTTCAAGGCGCTGCTGTTCCTGGGCGCGGGCTCGGTCATCCATTCGATGCACCACGAGCAGGACATGCGCTATTATGGCGCGCTGCGTAAGCGTATCCCGATCACGTTCTGGGCGATGATGGCCGGTACGCTGGCCATCACCGGGGTAGGTATCGCGGGCGTGTTCGGCTTCGCGGGCTTCTATTCGAAGGACGCGATTTTGGAGGTCGCCTTCGCGCGCGGCACCGGCGTGTCCAACTTCGCCTTCTGGGCGGGCGCGGTCGCCGCGCTGCTGACCAGCTTCTATAGCTGGCGGCTGATGTTCCTGACCTTCTGGGGCAAGCCGCGCTGGGCGGACAGCGAGCATATCCAGCATGCCGTCCACCACGGACACGACGAGCCGGAACACGGCAATCCGCCGATCCAGGAAGATGCCGGGGACTCTCCCAAGCACCACGTTCCCGAACCTGAGGAGCGCGACGGCACGGCAGGGTACTCTCCGCACGAGAGCCCGTGGGTCATGCTGATCCCGCTGATCGTGCTGAGCATCGGCGCGGTATTCGCCGGCTTCGTGTTCACGCATCCCTTCGTGGAGGGAGAAGGCTTCTGGGCAGGGTCGATCTTCTACAACGAAGCCCTGATCCATGCCGCACACAACGTGCCGCCGCTGATCAAATGGTCGGCGACGATCGCAATGCTGATCGGCCTGCTGGCTGCGTGGACCGGCTACATCCGCAACACCTCGTTGCCGGAGCGTGCGGCGGACCAGCTCGGCCCGGTTTATCGCTTCCTGCTCAACAAGTGGTACTTCGACGAGCTCTACAACGCGATCTTCGTGCGCCCCGCGTTCTGGATCGGTCGCAAGCTGTGGAACTGGGTCGATATCGGCACGATCGATCGCTTCGGCCCCGACGGTGCCGCCTGGGTGGTTCAGCGTGGCTCGGTCTACGCGAAGAGAATCCAGTCCGGTTACCTCTATAGCTACGCGCTAGTGATGCTGCTCGGCGTCATTGCCGCGGTGACGTGGGCGCTGCGCTAA
- the nuoI gene encoding NADH-quinone oxidoreductase subunit NuoI, producing the protein MTAAQLIKSFTLWEFVKAHALTLKYFFKPKATINYPYEKNPLSPRFRGEHALRRYPNGEERCIACKLCEAICPAQAITIESEPRDDGSRRTTRYDIDMTKCIYCGFCQEACPVDAIVEGPNFEYSTETREELLYDKAKLLANGDKWERAIAANLEADAPYR; encoded by the coding sequence ATGACTGCTGCCCAGCTCATAAAATCGTTTACCCTGTGGGAGTTCGTGAAGGCGCATGCCCTCACGCTGAAGTATTTCTTCAAGCCCAAGGCGACGATCAACTACCCCTACGAGAAGAACCCGCTGAGCCCGCGCTTTCGCGGCGAGCATGCGTTGCGTCGCTATCCCAATGGCGAGGAGCGCTGCATCGCATGCAAGCTGTGCGAGGCGATCTGCCCGGCGCAGGCGATCACGATCGAGAGCGAGCCGCGCGACGACGGCAGCCGCCGCACCACGCGCTACGACATCGACATGACGAAGTGCATCTATTGCGGCTTCTGTCAGGAGGCGTGCCCGGTCGATGCGATCGTGGAAGGCCCGAACTTCGAATATTCGACCGAGACGCGCGAGGAACTCCTCTACGACAAGGCGAAACTGCTGGCGAACGGGGACAAGTGGGAGCGGGCGATCGCCGCGAACCTTGAAGCCGACGCGCCGTATCGTTAA
- a CDS encoding NADH-quinone oxidoreductase subunit J: MIHVLAFYLFAVLVVASGVLTIMSRNPVHSVLWLILAFFNAAGLMILLGAEFIAMLLVIVYVGAVAVLFLFVVMMLDIDFAELRAGFVKNFPIGIAIALVLLAELVLGIGAYRAGSLELGTPDGTAAPIAGASNIQSMGALLYGKYLFLFESAGIILLVAMIGAIVLTHRERARHGRRETHQNIGRQVSRRPQDATEMKNPEVGKGVEL, translated from the coding sequence ATGATTCACGTTCTCGCCTTTTACCTGTTTGCGGTGCTGGTCGTTGCCAGCGGCGTGCTCACCATCATGAGCCGCAATCCCGTGCATTCGGTGCTCTGGCTCATCCTCGCCTTCTTCAACGCGGCGGGCCTGATGATTTTGCTCGGTGCCGAATTCATCGCGATGCTGCTGGTGATCGTCTATGTCGGCGCGGTCGCGGTGCTGTTCCTGTTCGTCGTGATGATGCTCGACATCGATTTCGCCGAGCTGCGTGCCGGGTTCGTGAAGAATTTCCCGATCGGGATCGCGATCGCGCTGGTCCTGCTTGCCGAGCTGGTGCTGGGCATCGGCGCGTACCGGGCCGGCTCGCTGGAACTGGGCACGCCGGACGGCACAGCCGCGCCGATCGCCGGTGCGAGCAATATCCAGTCCATGGGCGCGCTGCTTTACGGCAAGTACCTGTTCCTGTTCGAAAGCGCGGGAATCATCCTGCTTGTCGCAATGATCGGCGCGATCGTGCTGACCCACCGCGAGCGGGCGCGCCACGGCCGCCGCGAGACGCACCAGAATATCGGTCGCCAGGTCTCGCGCCGCCCGCAGGACGCGACCGAAATGAAGAACCCCGAAGTGGGCAAGGGAGTCGAGCTGTGA